Below is a genomic region from Planktothrix sp. FACHB-1365.
TAGGGAAGGGCATTCCCGAATTAACGCTACAGGAGTTGGAGTCTCTACTCTTCTTGGGGCAACCCTGGTTGAGCAAATTCTGACGTAGAATGTAGAATCCCCGTCTCTTCAGAGCGGGGAGTGTCAATATCATCAAGATACTTGGGATAGAACACCTCAAGCTATTTTAAAACAATTCATAAGCTCGTAATTTTGATTAAGAGTCGAATAACCCGTTCTCTAAGTTCGGTTTTACACACTATAACAAGTTGAAAAAGGTTAGTTACAGTAAAAATAAGAACAGAAAGCAATAACAAGATTAAATTATTTGATAAGACTATGACAAACCCTGTATCTCATCGTCAACTCTCTGCAAATAATGTATTATGGCAATATGTTCAAGCGATGGAACCGGAAACTATTGCTAAACTGTCTCAACCGGAACCCGAAGTTGCTCAAATTATGGAAAATAGCTTGATGCAAATGTTAGGTGGTTTACCTTCAGAGCATTTTGATGTTACGATTACCACGAACCGTGAGGATTTAGGCCGTCTTTTAGCATCAGCAATGATGAATGGTTATTTCCTCTACAATGCCAAACAACGCCTGGAGTTTGAAAAGTCTTTATCTCCTTCTCAAGAGGCTTGATTTTTACAGGAAAGTTGCTACAGTCAATAATAGTTGCACTGCAACACCTTGAGTAATTCCAAAGATTCGGCTTTATTCCTTCCCTACCAATTGGTAGGGGAGGAAACCTGTATTACAACTTACTTTTATTTATATTTTACAGTGAACAATTCCACTCAATCTGATGCCTTAACGGTTTCCAGGGAACCTTCTCTCTCCCTGTGTCCTGAATTTGTTTTACCCATTCAGAAAAAACAGGCTTTTCAGCAAGTTTTAGAACGTCATTCGGGAGAACATCAATTAATTATTATACAAGATTTTCCCGATCCTGATGCCTTATCTTCAGCTTGGGCTTATCAGTTAATTGCTAAACAATATAATATTGACTGTGATATTGTCTATGGGGGAACCCTCAGCCATCAAGAAAATATTGCCTTAGTGAAATTAACAGGATTACCTGTCCATCGCTGGCCCTTAGAAATGGCAAAAACCAAAGATTTATCGGTTTATTCCGGTTGTGTTTTAATTGATAATCAAGGCACAACCAGTCAACTAACCTCTTTAATTCAATCGGCTAAACTTCCAATTACGGTATTAATTGATCATCATAGTTTACAAAAGGATTTACATCCTGAATTTTTTGATATTCGCCCTCAAATTAAAGCGACGGCTACAATTTTAACTCAATATTTGCAATCGGGTTTTTTAGAACTTGATAATAGTGAAATTGATCATATTAATTGTGCAACGGCGTTAATGCACGGCTTACGTTCGGATACAAATCAACTTCGACAAGCCACCCGTGAGGATTTCTTAGCAGCGGCTTATTTAAGCAGTTATTACGATGCGAGTTTATTAGATTCTGTGTTGCGTTCTTCTCGGTCTAAACGGGTGATGGATGTCATCGAACGAGGGTTATCAAATCGTCAAGTTTTAGATAATATTTCAATTTCAGGGGTTGGTTTTTTACGCGCTTCTGACCGAGATGCTATTCCGCAAGCGGCGGATTTTCTATTAACTGAAGAAAACGTGCATACGGCGGTGGTTTATGGATTAGTTCATGATGATTTTAATGAAGTGGAGATTATTGTGGGTTCCTTGAGAACGAATAAAATCACCCTTGACCCGGATGAATTTATTAAAGAAGCCTTTGGAACCGATGTTACGGGTAAGTTTTTTGGAGGGGGAAGAAGTCAAGCGGGAGGGTTTGAAATTCCGTTAGGGTTTCTATCGGGTTTTAATGAAAATAAAGATTATGCAGAGATGAAATGGAAGGTATTTGATGCTCAAGTGAAGCAAAAATTATTGCGTTTAGTGAATCCTGATTAAAAGGTTTAATCTGTTTCAGTAAAAAATCATCTTTTGTCTTCTCTTTATCCCAAAGGCGGTTGGGGAAATTTTTTTTGAGAATTTTCCTGAACAGAATCATCGATGAAGGAATAAACAGGAGTAGATGCACCCTGATGGTTTTCCTTCAACTTCGGTTGAGGGAATTTTTTTTTGAGAATTTTCCTGAACAGAATCATCGATAGAGGAATAAACAGGAGTAGATGCACCCTGATGGTTTTCCTTCAACTTCGGTTGAGGGATTTTTTTTGAGAATTTTCCTGATGAGAATCAAAAGTGAAGGAATAAATAGATGTAGATGCACCCTGATGGTTTTCCTTCAACTTCGGTTGGGGGATTTTTTTTGAGAATTTTCCCGATAGGAATCAAAAGCGAAGGAATAAACAAGAGTAGATGCACCCTGATAGTTCCCCCTCAACTTCGGTTGGGGGGTTTTTGCTTGGGAAGGCTTCCTATGTTAGTTCTGTTAATGGTGTTCAAAAATACCTGGAAATTGTAATAAATCTAAAGTGACCATGACAGGTAAACAGGAAAAACATTGTTGAGCCAGTTCTAAACGGTCTTCTCGTTCTAACATCGACACTAACTTTTTCTGAACACTCAATAAATAGCGAACATCATTAGCCGCATAGTTTAATTGCTCTTCGGATAGGTTACTGGCATTTCCCCAGTCGGAACTTTGGGAGGTTTTATCGAGTTCAACTTTTTCTAATTCTTGGACTAATTCTTTCAGTCCGTGTTTTCCGGTATAGGTTCGGACTAATTTACTGGCTATTTTAGTACAGAATATCGGGTTAACTTCTATTCCTAAGTAATAGCGAATAGTGGCAATATCAAATCGAGCAAAATGGAAGACTTTGAGAATATGAGGTGCTTCTAACAGTTGTTTTAAGTTCGGTGCTTCTGTTTGACCTTTAGCAATTCTAATGGCGGTGACTTGACCTTTGGGGTCACAAATTTGAATTAAGCAAAGGCGGTCTCTCCAAGGTAATAACCCCATCGTTTCCGTATCAACGGCTAACGCATCGGCGGTTAGGTATTCAGATAATA
It encodes:
- a CDS encoding DUF760 domain-containing protein; this translates as MTNPVSHRQLSANNVLWQYVQAMEPETIAKLSQPEPEVAQIMENSLMQMLGGLPSEHFDVTITTNREDLGRLLASAMMNGYFLYNAKQRLEFEKSLSPSQEA
- a CDS encoding bifunctional oligoribonuclease/PAP phosphatase NrnA translates to MCPEFVLPIQKKQAFQQVLERHSGEHQLIIIQDFPDPDALSSAWAYQLIAKQYNIDCDIVYGGTLSHQENIALVKLTGLPVHRWPLEMAKTKDLSVYSGCVLIDNQGTTSQLTSLIQSAKLPITVLIDHHSLQKDLHPEFFDIRPQIKATATILTQYLQSGFLELDNSEIDHINCATALMHGLRSDTNQLRQATREDFLAAAYLSSYYDASLLDSVLRSSRSKRVMDVIERGLSNRQVLDNISISGVGFLRASDRDAIPQAADFLLTEENVHTAVVYGLVHDDFNEVEIIVGSLRTNKITLDPDEFIKEAFGTDVTGKFFGGGRSQAGGFEIPLGFLSGFNENKDYAEMKWKVFDAQVKQKLLRLVNPD
- a CDS encoding ribonuclease H-like domain-containing protein, with protein sequence MFNFQVCDGDISETLLSEYLTADALAVDTETMGLLPWRDRLCLIQICDPKGQVTAIRIAKGQTEAPNLKQLLEAPHILKVFHFARFDIATIRYYLGIEVNPIFCTKIASKLVRTYTGKHGLKELVQELEKVELDKTSQSSDWGNASNLSEEQLNYAANDVRYLLSVQKKLVSMLEREDRLELAQQCFSCLPVMVTLDLLQFPGIFEHH